One Neisseria sp. Marseille-Q5346 genomic region harbors:
- a CDS encoding phage tail protein, whose translation MTETFRWRVASDNKAVHKFDVRSVRFGDGYEQRQPKSLKPKLRSWEIKIVGQKALMGEIKAFFDARRGVEPFNWRPPDGVPVLVKVSEYQETAKGGKVYELSCTFEEVLS comes from the coding sequence ATGACTGAAACATTCCGATGGCGTGTTGCTTCGGACAATAAGGCTGTACATAAATTCGATGTCCGTTCCGTCCGCTTTGGCGACGGCTACGAGCAACGGCAGCCTAAATCTTTGAAACCGAAGCTGCGAAGCTGGGAGATCAAGATAGTCGGACAAAAGGCTTTGATGGGAGAAATCAAAGCCTTTTTTGATGCCCGGCGCGGTGTTGAGCCGTTTAATTGGAGACCGCCCGACGGCGTGCCTGTATTAGTCAAGGTGTCGGAATATCAGGAAACGGCGAAGGGTGGCAAAGTCTACGAATTGAGCTGTACGTTTGAGGAGGTGCTTTCATGA
- a CDS encoding phage minor tail protein L — protein sequence MSGVMLQALSAVQQDVLVDLWQVDLRPLGGRVFYFCNQVNERGTAVVWQGQAYEPYPIKADGFESTSQGAGNRPTLTVSNLLGLITGAADQFGQLVGVLVVRRQTYAKFLDAVNFQSGRNPTADPMQEVVGKYLVERMTALNAETATFELAAPSESDGSVIPARIMLANTCCWQYRGEGCGYTGRAVADRFDMPTDDASKDVCSKTLTGCRARFGATAVLPFGGFPSSDKVTT from the coding sequence ATGTCGGGTGTGATGCTGCAAGCCTTGTCTGCCGTGCAGCAGGATGTTTTGGTCGATTTGTGGCAAGTGGACTTGCGGCCGCTGGGCGGTCGGGTTTTCTATTTCTGCAATCAGGTCAACGAGCGAGGTACGGCGGTTGTCTGGCAGGGGCAGGCATATGAGCCTTATCCGATTAAGGCTGACGGCTTTGAATCAACTTCGCAAGGCGCGGGCAATCGTCCGACGCTGACGGTATCGAATCTCTTGGGGTTGATTACGGGCGCTGCGGATCAGTTCGGTCAGCTCGTCGGCGTGCTGGTTGTGCGCCGTCAAACCTATGCCAAGTTTTTAGATGCGGTCAATTTCCAGTCCGGGCGCAATCCGACCGCAGACCCGATGCAGGAAGTCGTCGGCAAATATTTGGTTGAACGGATGACGGCATTGAATGCAGAAACGGCAACCTTCGAACTTGCCGCGCCGTCTGAATCGGATGGTTCGGTCATTCCCGCCCGTATTATGCTGGCAAATACCTGTTGCTGGCAGTATCGCGGCGAAGGGTGCGGTTATACAGGGCGTGCGGTTGCCGACCGTTTCGATATGCCCACGGACGACGCGTCCAAAGACGTATGCAGCAAAACACTGACAGGATGTAGGGCGCGGTTTGGCGCGACGGCGGTTTTGCCGTTCGGCGGTTTCCCGTCTAGCGACAAGGTAACGACATGA
- a CDS encoding phage portal protein → MAKQSNAAPQKRGFFARLFGRREAAPKTARRNFAGARPVGSLASWQPQNWSADALARSDLDRLRARARSLARDNDYMRKFLNMVESNVIGRDGFALQMRVLLDNADKPDALANKAIEAAFSRWARRGVCDVTGQMSFTDLQRLLIRSVARDGEVLIRHISGFDNDYGYALQVLDIDRLDTGYNVPQQNGRNAVRMGVELNSYSRPVAYWLRTAHPGESYGQTNTGNLRERVPAEQISHIFLHDRPEQRRGFPWVASAIIGLQNLSGYQEAAIIAARVGASKMGFFKQTEDADNFMPPIDGQEVDNGRGSIDLIDSVEPGTFHELPQGYDFTPFDPDYPHANYDAFVKASLRGIASGLNVAYHSLANDLEGVNFSSIRSGTLEERDTWMTLQNWFAEAFLYDVFDRWIEAALLMGAIKMPSGKSLPAGKLDKFKACNWQGRRWSWVDPLKDINAHKEAVALAVKSRRDICAEMGLDFEDVITQIEQENQMLAGKGIIADVKPAASAAEPESEDNPNEENEA, encoded by the coding sequence ATGGCAAAACAATCAAATGCCGCGCCGCAAAAGCGCGGTTTTTTTGCGCGTTTGTTCGGCAGGCGGGAAGCCGCCCCGAAAACAGCCCGCCGCAACTTTGCCGGAGCGCGTCCGGTCGGGTCGCTGGCTTCGTGGCAGCCGCAAAACTGGTCGGCGGACGCTTTGGCGCGGTCAGACCTTGACCGCCTGCGCGCCCGTGCCCGCAGCCTTGCTCGCGACAACGACTACATGCGCAAGTTTTTGAACATGGTCGAAAGTAACGTTATCGGGCGCGACGGTTTTGCCCTGCAAATGCGTGTTTTGCTGGATAACGCCGACAAGCCCGATGCCTTGGCGAACAAAGCCATCGAAGCAGCGTTTTCCCGCTGGGCGCGGCGCGGTGTGTGCGACGTTACCGGCCAGATGTCTTTTACCGACCTGCAACGGCTGCTGATTCGCAGCGTGGCGCGGGACGGCGAAGTGCTGATTCGTCATATTTCAGGGTTTGACAATGATTACGGCTATGCGTTGCAGGTGCTGGATATTGACCGTTTGGATACGGGATACAACGTTCCGCAGCAAAACGGGCGTAACGCCGTGCGCATGGGTGTTGAGTTAAACAGCTATTCCCGTCCTGTGGCGTACTGGTTGCGGACGGCACATCCGGGCGAATCATACGGACAGACGAATACGGGCAATTTACGCGAACGGGTACCGGCAGAGCAAATCAGCCATATTTTCCTGCACGACCGCCCGGAGCAGCGGCGCGGCTTTCCGTGGGTGGCTTCGGCCATCATCGGCCTGCAAAACCTGTCGGGCTATCAGGAAGCGGCCATTATTGCTGCCCGTGTCGGTGCATCGAAAATGGGCTTTTTCAAACAGACGGAAGATGCCGACAACTTCATGCCGCCGATTGACGGGCAAGAGGTCGATAACGGGCGCGGCAGCATCGATTTAATCGATTCGGTCGAGCCGGGTACGTTCCACGAACTGCCGCAGGGTTACGACTTTACGCCGTTCGACCCGGATTACCCGCACGCCAATTACGACGCATTCGTCAAAGCCAGCCTGCGCGGTATCGCCAGCGGTTTGAACGTGGCTTATCACAGTTTGGCGAACGACCTTGAAGGCGTGAACTTTTCCAGTATCCGCAGCGGGACGCTGGAGGAACGCGACACATGGATGACGTTGCAAAACTGGTTTGCCGAAGCGTTCTTGTATGACGTATTCGATCGCTGGATTGAGGCGGCGTTGCTAATGGGCGCAATCAAGATGCCGTCCGGCAAATCGCTGCCTGCTGGCAAGCTGGACAAGTTCAAGGCCTGCAACTGGCAGGGGCGCCGCTGGTCGTGGGTTGACCCGCTGAAAGATATTAATGCGCATAAAGAGGCAGTGGCGCTGGCGGTCAAATCCCGCCGCGATATTTGCGCGGAAATGGGTTTGGATTTTGAAGATGTTATTACCCAAATCGAACAGGAAAACCAGATGTTGGCAGGAAAAGGAATCATTGCCGACGTAAAACCGGCCGCATCGGCGGCAGAACCGGAATCGGAGGATAACCCGAATGAAGAAAATGAAGCCTGA
- a CDS encoding phage tail assembly chaperone: protein MAKLTLKPDATFRHIVKIPVPGAEPADVEFEFKARGRKAMKEFTEKHKDGWTADTVLDCVQGWDLEEAFDRQNVEILLDSYPMAVFAVVNGYVEEVFNAREGN from the coding sequence ATGGCAAAACTCACTTTGAAGCCTGATGCAACTTTCCGACATATTGTGAAAATCCCTGTTCCCGGTGCAGAACCTGCGGACGTCGAATTTGAATTTAAGGCGCGCGGCCGCAAGGCGATGAAAGAATTTACTGAAAAGCATAAAGACGGCTGGACGGCAGATACCGTCTTGGATTGTGTTCAAGGCTGGGATTTGGAAGAAGCATTCGACCGGCAGAATGTCGAAATCCTGCTGGATAGCTATCCGATGGCGGTGTTTGCCGTCGTCAACGGCTATGTTGAGGAAGTCTTCAATGCCCGCGAGGGAAACTGA
- a CDS encoding phage tail length tape measure family protein, whose amino-acid sequence MNNETKIYITAETGGVVSGVEKAKQSIKSLGDVASSQGRRISDGLVHSGDGAEKSSTVVSAASKRTERSLASLENAIRRDIAVKIAGGKANREYYEELARQRGIDIARLNPLLSQLDRHNTQTNRATQSVKQFNNALRQTPAQITDIVTQLAGGQSPFLIMMQQGGQLRDMYGGFGGMLKGLATVISPMRLAVAGLGGGVAALGYAMYQGAEESREYRKALILAGDAAGITADRMQDIAVSVGAATGGYSDARAAITALVSSGKVAADNYEQFARSITLQSQATGQSIDDLVGKYTEIAKDPLKAVVSLSATYRTMTADVYEQVKALQAQGREQDAVALVQRKFSEESEDMAKRVLGNLGLIERAWKDIKDSASEVWDAVKSIGRDKTKLDEIAALDSFISNIETSKKHPVTQLYWGEEGERKLQEAYARRARLRAEIDKEAATAEALRQKQKQNQNQTEGKAELEAVSERYANREQQRQRELLKNDKARKKALDGITDAMERQAIINKHAANAKLINESFAEKKHGGPKKNKIEKEKFTVNQTVLSQAARFDYGGLEKRYGLPRNLLAALSMQESRGNPNAVSSVGARGVFQFMPATARQYGVNVGSIESSALGAARKMRDLLTRYNGDITKALTAYHSGEGNVDKGRIGPIGRKYAPEVMARMNWLSGGKGEISHDPRRDFVDIPSSGYEKWREDFNHRHAEAEAKKALQILNANRAVGEQLKLLADPTFGDWTKEQQAAARALAEQVDAQDSLTAASKKYSDIVKQMTDDSKDKLDDRLFEISLIGKTREEIEKLTLARLWDRQIAKAREESAPLESIDLLERGKAEGMSNLSQMQKARADSDNDWRGGIKSGLKSYIDSFGTMRQAMENATVQTFDKMGDALADFVATGKLDFRSLTVSILQDLSKMLIKMAIVNAMKSALGYADGGIVGGGSTQFDALFSGGGYTGYGGKYEPAGIVHKGEVVFSQRDVRNHGGVAAVERLRLNGYAGGGAVGLPSVLTGARSAGAGGMQVNITINRDGSTESDSSADTEMAKHLAAAIPGIVEQWYVKNVYRENGTYHK is encoded by the coding sequence ATGAATAACGAAACCAAGATTTATATTACCGCTGAAACGGGCGGTGTCGTCAGCGGCGTAGAAAAGGCGAAACAATCCATCAAGTCTTTGGGGGACGTGGCATCTTCCCAGGGGCGGCGTATTTCTGACGGATTGGTACATAGTGGCGACGGAGCAGAGAAATCGTCAACGGTAGTGTCGGCGGCATCGAAGCGGACGGAACGGTCTTTGGCTTCTCTGGAAAATGCCATCCGTCGCGATATAGCCGTCAAGATTGCAGGCGGTAAGGCAAACCGAGAGTATTACGAAGAGCTTGCGCGCCAGCGCGGTATCGATATTGCACGGCTTAATCCGCTACTGTCCCAATTGGACAGGCATAATACGCAGACCAATCGCGCTACGCAGTCTGTCAAGCAGTTCAATAATGCCTTGCGGCAAACCCCGGCACAAATTACCGACATCGTTACCCAGCTTGCAGGCGGGCAAAGCCCGTTTCTGATCATGATGCAACAGGGTGGGCAGTTGCGTGATATGTATGGCGGCTTCGGCGGTATGCTTAAGGGGCTGGCCACGGTCATTTCCCCTATGCGCCTTGCTGTTGCAGGATTGGGCGGCGGTGTTGCGGCGTTGGGTTATGCGATGTATCAGGGCGCAGAGGAATCGCGCGAATACCGTAAAGCCTTGATACTTGCCGGAGATGCAGCAGGGATTACTGCAGACAGGATGCAGGATATTGCTGTTTCGGTCGGGGCAGCGACGGGCGGCTATTCTGATGCGCGTGCTGCAATTACGGCCTTGGTCTCAAGCGGCAAGGTTGCAGCGGACAATTACGAACAGTTCGCCCGGAGTATTACCCTCCAGTCGCAGGCAACGGGACAAAGTATTGACGATTTGGTTGGGAAATATACTGAAATCGCCAAAGACCCGCTGAAAGCCGTGGTGTCCCTATCTGCCACCTACCGGACAATGACTGCCGATGTTTACGAGCAGGTCAAGGCTTTGCAGGCGCAAGGTCGGGAACAGGACGCGGTTGCATTGGTGCAGCGGAAATTTTCCGAAGAGTCGGAGGATATGGCAAAACGCGTACTGGGCAATCTTGGGTTGATTGAGCGGGCGTGGAAAGATATTAAAGACAGTGCGTCGGAGGTATGGGATGCTGTTAAATCCATAGGTAGGGACAAGACCAAGCTGGATGAAATTGCCGCGCTGGATTCGTTTATTTCCAATATCGAAACCAGCAAGAAACATCCGGTTACACAATTGTATTGGGGTGAAGAGGGTGAGCGTAAGCTGCAGGAAGCCTATGCGCGGCGTGCCCGGTTGCGTGCCGAAATCGACAAGGAGGCAGCCACTGCTGAAGCTTTGAGGCAAAAACAGAAGCAGAACCAAAATCAAACTGAAGGTAAAGCCGAATTGGAGGCTGTTTCGGAACGTTATGCCAATCGAGAGCAGCAACGGCAGCGCGAACTGCTGAAAAACGATAAAGCACGGAAAAAGGCGTTGGACGGCATCACTGACGCGATGGAGCGGCAAGCAATCATTAATAAGCACGCGGCAAATGCCAAGCTAATTAATGAAAGTTTTGCCGAGAAAAAACACGGCGGGCCTAAAAAAAACAAAATTGAGAAAGAGAAGTTTACTGTTAATCAAACCGTACTTAGTCAGGCAGCACGGTTTGATTATGGAGGTCTAGAAAAACGCTACGGATTACCTAGAAACCTGCTGGCTGCATTGTCGATGCAGGAGTCGCGCGGAAATCCGAATGCCGTTTCTTCGGTTGGTGCCCGTGGCGTATTCCAATTCATGCCCGCAACCGCACGTCAGTATGGTGTAAATGTGGGAAGTATAGAATCATCAGCTTTGGGTGCTGCGCGGAAAATGCGTGATTTGTTAACCCGTTACAACGGTGATATTACAAAAGCCCTGACAGCCTATCATTCGGGCGAAGGAAATGTAGATAAAGGCCGTATCGGCCCTATCGGCAGAAAATACGCTCCTGAAGTAATGGCACGCATGAATTGGCTTAGTGGCGGTAAAGGTGAAATAAGTCATGACCCTCGCCGTGATTTCGTCGATATACCGTCTTCCGGTTACGAAAAATGGAGGGAGGATTTTAACCACCGTCATGCCGAGGCCGAGGCGAAGAAGGCTTTGCAAATCTTGAATGCCAACCGTGCCGTAGGGGAGCAGTTGAAGCTGCTTGCCGACCCAACTTTCGGTGATTGGACGAAGGAGCAGCAAGCCGCTGCGCGGGCGCTTGCCGAACAGGTCGATGCGCAGGATAGTTTGACGGCCGCTTCCAAAAAATATTCCGATATAGTGAAGCAAATGACCGACGATTCGAAAGACAAGTTGGACGACAGGCTGTTTGAAATTTCGCTTATCGGCAAAACCCGTGAAGAAATCGAGAAACTGACGCTGGCGAGACTATGGGACAGACAGATAGCGAAAGCCCGTGAAGAAAGTGCGCCGTTGGAAAGTATCGATTTATTGGAGCGCGGCAAGGCGGAAGGGATGAGTAATCTTTCTCAAATGCAGAAGGCGCGTGCAGACAGCGACAATGATTGGCGCGGCGGTATCAAGTCCGGCTTGAAAAGCTACATCGATTCATTCGGAACAATGAGGCAGGCGATGGAAAATGCCACCGTACAAACCTTCGACAAAATGGGGGATGCGCTGGCAGACTTTGTTGCCACAGGCAAACTTGATTTTCGAAGCCTGACTGTTTCCATTTTGCAGGATTTGTCAAAAATGCTGATTAAAATGGCGATTGTCAATGCAATGAAGTCGGCGTTGGGTTATGCCGACGGCGGTATTGTCGGCGGTGGGAGTACGCAGTTCGACGCGTTGTTTTCCGGCGGCGGTTATACCGGCTACGGCGGGAAGTATGAGCCTGCCGGCATTGTTCACAAGGGCGAAGTCGTATTTTCCCAGCGGGACGTACGTAATCACGGCGGCGTTGCGGCAGTCGAGCGGCTGCGGTTGAATGGTTATGCCGGCGGCGGTGCAGTAGGACTGCCGTCTGTTTTGACCGGAGCCCGTTCGGCCGGGGCTGGAGGCATGCAGGTCAACATCACTATAAATCGGGACGGTAGCACCGAATCGGACAGCAGTGCCGATACGGAGATGGCGAAGCATCTTGCCGCTGCCATACCGGGCATAGTGGAACAGTGGTATGTCAAGAATGTGTACCGTGAAAACGGTACTTACCATAAATAG
- a CDS encoding phage tail protein, translating into MAVKLPNGAAVHIATALAVEKKVTVATNATACVLTAAGHGLANGDLVLFKSGWGKLTERVFQVDDVKTDTFKLIGIDTSNVDEFPAGSGIGAVQKITDWVQVSQIVEFSTSGGEQQYVDFGFLEDDFDQQIPSTKSAMSMSIKIADDISLPGYKAAAKCSDKGGKWPLKVVLKGGGLICYNGYPSMNKTPELVRNQVMAVTLSYAISGEVNRY; encoded by the coding sequence ATGGCAGTTAAATTACCGAACGGCGCGGCCGTTCACATTGCGACCGCTTTGGCGGTGGAGAAAAAAGTTACGGTGGCAACTAATGCTACCGCATGCGTCCTGACGGCAGCGGGACACGGGCTTGCCAACGGCGATTTGGTTTTGTTTAAAAGCGGCTGGGGAAAGTTGACTGAACGCGTTTTCCAGGTTGACGATGTCAAAACCGATACATTCAAGCTGATCGGCATTGATACTTCCAATGTAGATGAGTTTCCGGCAGGCAGCGGTATTGGTGCTGTTCAGAAAATTACCGATTGGGTGCAAGTTTCGCAAATTGTAGAATTTTCGACCAGTGGCGGCGAGCAGCAATATGTGGATTTTGGTTTTCTGGAGGATGATTTTGACCAGCAAATCCCGTCCACGAAATCAGCTATGTCAATGTCGATTAAGATCGCTGACGATATTTCGCTGCCCGGCTACAAGGCGGCTGCAAAATGCAGCGATAAAGGCGGCAAGTGGCCTTTGAAAGTGGTTTTGAAAGGTGGTGGGCTGATTTGCTATAACGGTTATCCCAGCATGAATAAAACCCCCGAATTGGTTCGTAACCAAGTAATGGCGGTAACGTTGTCCTACGCCATTTCCGGCGAAGTAAACCGTTATTGA
- a CDS encoding tail assembly protein yields MITVCLYGSLREYGRRFVLHVETPAEALHALFTQIKGLRRRIRDGVYQVRFDGKDQSEETIGSVFRRPAAGVLHIVPRVQGAGKNGGLIQTIVGVVLIVVGAYTSWAGGAQLIAVGIGMVAGGVAQMLTKQPKLNTGGKGVEESKNSAFFNLANTAAQGRPVPLAYGLCYCGSRVISQGVQSRRIEPSSTAASSGAVLNLSLSKTFVQGVAATAPNGQKYRTDFSDDSVRARNYKAAFSG; encoded by the coding sequence ATGATTACTGTTTGTCTGTACGGCAGCCTGCGCGAATACGGCCGCCGTTTTGTTTTGCACGTCGAGACGCCCGCCGAAGCCCTGCATGCTCTGTTTACCCAAATCAAAGGCTTGCGTCGGCGGATTCGGGACGGGGTGTATCAGGTGCGGTTTGATGGTAAAGACCAGTCGGAAGAAACGATAGGTAGCGTGTTCAGACGACCTGCTGCCGGTGTATTGCATATTGTTCCGCGCGTACAGGGTGCAGGTAAAAATGGCGGGTTGATCCAAACCATTGTCGGAGTGGTTTTGATTGTAGTCGGCGCGTATACGAGTTGGGCCGGTGGTGCGCAGCTTATCGCCGTCGGTATCGGTATGGTGGCTGGCGGTGTCGCCCAAATGTTGACCAAGCAGCCCAAATTGAATACCGGCGGCAAGGGAGTGGAGGAGAGTAAGAATTCTGCTTTTTTCAACCTTGCCAATACAGCGGCACAGGGGCGCCCTGTGCCGTTGGCTTACGGGCTTTGCTACTGCGGCAGCCGTGTTATATCGCAGGGTGTGCAGTCCCGCCGTATCGAACCTTCATCGACGGCGGCTTCATCAGGTGCGGTGTTGAATTTGAGTTTGTCCAAGACATTCGTTCAAGGCGTAGCAGCAACCGCGCCGAACGGGCAGAAATACCGTACCGACTTTTCAGACGACAGCGTGCGGGCGCGCAATTATAAGGCGGCGTTTTCGGGCTGA
- a CDS encoding DUF1799 domain-containing protein, with product MNVFGFSADDFSEEETTFGVWPCNWQAVQLFIAVSTQWRIGMSGATGLDYSAVAAVMECGNIKPKKRKALLEKVRMMELEVLSMWAGEHE from the coding sequence TTGAATGTATTCGGATTTTCGGCGGACGATTTTTCAGAAGAGGAGACCACTTTTGGCGTATGGCCGTGTAACTGGCAGGCGGTGCAACTGTTTATTGCAGTATCGACGCAGTGGCGTATCGGAATGTCGGGTGCGACGGGGTTGGATTATTCCGCCGTCGCAGCGGTTATGGAATGCGGCAATATCAAGCCGAAGAAACGGAAAGCACTGTTGGAGAAAGTCCGCATGATGGAGCTTGAAGTGTTGTCAATGTGGGCGGGCGAGCATGAATAA
- a CDS encoding phage major capsid protein has product MKKMKPDKAQMQQMSRFAVFQRESVDVEKRTVEVAFSSEEPVERWFGEEVLSHAAGAVDLSRLNDGGAVLFNHGWSDQIGVIERAWIDADKRGRALVRFGNGAKATEKFQDVQDGILRHISVGYRVEDMVLDNPDADDEDYRYIVTRWMPYEISFVTVPADPTVGVGRTAEAFIENPVNPTPEKGNRNMDKNQIPATAETPAAAIPAVAATDTNNTAERGMQNERARVSELLAIGRSYAAHGGIEAAEKVIKEGGSEAQLRAAIMANMQTKPTVTAGEIGMTDKEQREFSLLRAMSAAATGKWDKAGLEREVSEELEKRHGRAAAGFFVPTDLIARAYSKGNAANGGNVIENDFREDLFIELLRNRLAVAQLGATVLDGLVGDITIPKHLTGNTVQWVDENGSAAESNATFGQMSLKPKTVTANTELSRKFILQSSLSAEQFARSELLKAMMLGIDLAAINGKGTGNEPTGILNTAGIGAVEIGANGGVPEWKHIVALESAIAAANADIGDLAYITNARVRGLLKTKLKADGVSGYIWQDGATPLNGYRCAVSNQIPSNLTKGTAANKCSPLIFGNWADLMIAHWGVLDVVVDPYTKSTAGAVRITTLQDVDIAVRHVESFAAIKDIVAA; this is encoded by the coding sequence ATGAAGAAAATGAAGCCTGATAAGGCGCAAATGCAGCAAATGAGCCGCTTTGCCGTATTTCAGCGCGAAAGCGTTGATGTTGAAAAACGGACGGTCGAAGTAGCGTTTTCCAGCGAAGAGCCGGTAGAACGCTGGTTCGGCGAAGAAGTATTAAGTCATGCGGCGGGTGCCGTTGACTTAAGCCGTCTGAACGACGGTGGCGCGGTGCTGTTCAATCATGGCTGGAGCGACCAAATCGGCGTCATCGAACGTGCTTGGATTGATGCCGACAAGCGCGGCCGTGCCTTGGTACGTTTTGGCAACGGTGCGAAAGCGACGGAAAAATTCCAAGACGTGCAAGACGGCATCCTACGCCATATCAGCGTCGGCTACCGCGTGGAAGACATGGTATTGGACAATCCCGATGCTGACGATGAGGACTACCGTTACATCGTTACCCGCTGGATGCCGTATGAAATCAGCTTTGTAACCGTTCCGGCTGACCCGACAGTAGGTGTCGGCAGAACGGCGGAAGCATTTATTGAAAACCCTGTAAACCCAACCCCTGAAAAAGGAAATCGAAACATGGATAAAAATCAAATTCCCGCCACGGCGGAAACTCCCGCCGCTGCAATCCCTGCCGTTGCAGCAACCGATACCAACAACACCGCCGAACGCGGTATGCAGAACGAACGCGCCCGCGTTTCCGAACTACTGGCCATTGGTCGCAGTTACGCCGCCCACGGCGGTATCGAAGCAGCCGAAAAGGTTATTAAAGAGGGCGGCAGTGAAGCCCAATTACGCGCCGCCATCATGGCAAACATGCAGACGAAGCCGACCGTTACCGCCGGTGAAATCGGCATGACTGATAAAGAACAGCGTGAATTTTCCCTTCTGCGCGCCATGTCTGCCGCCGCAACCGGCAAATGGGACAAAGCGGGCTTGGAACGCGAAGTGTCGGAAGAATTGGAAAAACGACATGGTCGCGCAGCGGCAGGCTTCTTTGTGCCGACTGATTTGATTGCCCGCGCTTACAGCAAAGGTAATGCGGCAAACGGCGGCAACGTCATCGAAAACGACTTCCGCGAAGACTTGTTCATCGAACTGCTGCGCAACCGACTTGCCGTTGCCCAGTTGGGCGCCACCGTACTGGACGGCTTGGTCGGCGACATCACTATTCCGAAACACCTGACCGGCAACACCGTCCAATGGGTGGATGAAAACGGCAGTGCGGCCGAATCGAACGCCACTTTCGGACAAATGAGCCTGAAACCGAAAACCGTTACCGCCAATACCGAATTGAGCCGCAAATTCATTTTGCAATCTTCGCTGTCTGCCGAACAGTTCGCCCGCAGCGAATTGTTGAAAGCCATGATGCTGGGTATCGATTTGGCGGCCATCAATGGCAAAGGTACCGGCAACGAACCGACCGGCATCCTGAACACCGCCGGCATCGGCGCGGTGGAAATCGGTGCGAACGGCGGTGTACCCGAATGGAAGCATATCGTCGCTTTGGAAAGTGCCATTGCCGCCGCCAATGCCGACATCGGCGATTTGGCCTACATCACCAATGCCCGCGTACGCGGCCTGCTGAAAACCAAGCTGAAGGCCGACGGCGTATCCGGCTACATCTGGCAGGACGGCGCAACACCGCTGAACGGCTACCGTTGCGCGGTATCGAACCAAATTCCGTCCAACCTGACCAAAGGCACGGCGGCCAACAAATGCAGCCCGCTGATTTTCGGTAACTGGGCTGATCTGATGATTGCGCATTGGGGCGTTTTGGACGTGGTCGTTGACCCGTACACCAAGTCTACTGCGGGCGCGGTACGCATTACCACGTTGCAAGACGTGGATATTGCCGTCCGCCATGTCGAATCCTTCGCCGCCATTAAAGACATCGTGGCAGCATAA
- a CDS encoding C40 family peptidase translates to MIDLDLLSEEARREMLACAEEAVPSEMCGVLVFSYEGYEFLPLSNCAESPHETFEISADDWMAAERVGEIVAVVHSHPRCEPFLSGADRQMQVETGLPWILVTQGRLKLFRPVPHLRGRVFEYGKTDCGALVRDAFMLMGLVFPDHPRGDIDEDAAEGFLEKHLENCGFSRVSDGLCAGDVVLTATGGHASHAVLYLGNDWMLHHAYNQLSCRVPYTRYWADVTHSVWRHPDFEPAMMQALENDFTHMEQA, encoded by the coding sequence ATGATAGATTTGGATTTGTTAAGTGAAGAAGCCCGCCGCGAAATGCTGGCGTGTGCTGAAGAAGCCGTACCGTCTGAAATGTGCGGGGTTTTGGTTTTCAGTTATGAAGGCTATGAGTTTCTGCCTTTGTCCAATTGCGCCGAAAGCCCGCATGAAACCTTTGAGATTTCCGCTGACGACTGGATGGCGGCGGAGCGCGTCGGCGAGATTGTGGCAGTCGTGCATTCCCATCCGCGCTGCGAGCCGTTTTTATCGGGTGCGGACAGACAGATGCAGGTCGAAACGGGCTTGCCTTGGATATTGGTTACACAAGGTCGTCTGAAATTGTTCCGCCCCGTTCCGCATTTGCGCGGGCGTGTCTTCGAATACGGCAAGACGGATTGCGGCGCGCTGGTGCGCGATGCCTTCATGCTGATGGGGCTGGTTTTCCCCGACCATCCGCGCGGTGATATAGATGAGGATGCGGCGGAAGGCTTTTTGGAAAAGCATTTGGAAAACTGTGGGTTTTCCCGTGTTTCAGACGGCCTTTGCGCCGGTGATGTGGTCTTGACGGCAACAGGCGGGCATGCGTCCCATGCCGTCCTGTATTTGGGCAACGACTGGATGTTGCACCATGCCTACAATCAATTGAGCTGCCGTGTACCTTATACCCGCTATTGGGCGGATGTTACGCACAGCGTTTGGCGGCACCCCGATTTCGAGCCGGCTATGATGCAGGCCCTTGAGAATGATTTTACCCATATGGAGCAAGCATGA